In Streptomyces sp. 840.1, one DNA window encodes the following:
- the thiD gene encoding bifunctional hydroxymethylpyrimidine kinase/phosphomethylpyrimidine kinase, whose translation MPIPSAVPPRVLTVAGSDSGGGAGIQADLKTMLALGVHGMSVLTAVTAQNSLGVQGAWELPAEAVRAQYRSVVDDIGVNAVKTGMLSSAVLVETVAALIAETDAPAVVDPVGVSKHGDPLLAAEALDSVRTKLLPVATVATPNLDEVAQITGVRVTDEAGMRRAAAEMLGLGPRWVVIKGGHLPGDPVDLLTDGSEEHWLRAPRHDNRHTHGTGCTLASAIACGLARGQDVPTAVRAAKTYVTGAIAAGFALGAGIGPVGHGWQLRNAG comes from the coding sequence ATGCCGATACCTTCCGCCGTACCGCCCCGCGTGCTCACCGTCGCCGGATCCGATTCCGGCGGCGGTGCGGGCATCCAGGCCGACCTGAAGACGATGCTGGCGCTCGGCGTGCACGGCATGAGCGTGCTGACCGCCGTCACGGCACAGAACTCGCTCGGTGTGCAGGGCGCCTGGGAGCTGCCGGCCGAGGCCGTGCGCGCCCAGTACCGCAGCGTCGTGGACGACATCGGCGTGAACGCGGTCAAGACCGGGATGCTGTCCAGCGCCGTCCTCGTCGAGACCGTCGCCGCACTGATCGCCGAAACGGACGCCCCGGCCGTCGTGGACCCGGTCGGAGTCTCCAAGCACGGCGACCCGCTGCTCGCCGCCGAGGCGCTCGACTCGGTCCGTACGAAGCTGCTGCCCGTCGCGACCGTGGCGACCCCTAACCTCGACGAGGTGGCGCAGATCACGGGCGTGCGGGTCACTGACGAGGCCGGGATGCGAAGGGCCGCGGCCGAGATGCTCGGCCTCGGGCCCCGCTGGGTGGTGATCAAGGGCGGGCATCTGCCGGGCGACCCGGTGGACCTGCTGACGGACGGCTCCGAGGAGCACTGGCTGCGCGCCCCACGCCACGACAACCGCCACACGCACGGCACGGGCTGCACCCTCGCCTCCGCGATCGCCTGCGGACTGGCCCGGGGCCAGGACGTGCCCACGGCGGTACGCGCGGCGAAGACCTACGTGACCGGGGCCATCGCGGCGGGCTTCGCGCTGGGCGCGGGCATCGGCCCGGTCGGCCACGGCTGGCAGCTGCGGAACGCCGGCTGA
- a CDS encoding thiamine-phosphate kinase produces the protein MKGTVGELGEFGLIRELTSRLTTTPAVRLGPGDDAAVVTAPDRRVVASTDILLEGRHFRRDWSTAYDVGRKAAAQNLADIAAMGAVPTALLLGLVVPAELPVTWAGELMDGIRDECQVAGAAVVGGDVVRGDTITVAITALGDLRNHEPVTRAGAQPGDVVAVTGWLGWSAAGYAVLSRGFRSPRAFVEAHRRPEPPYHAGPAAAGLGATAMTDVSDGLVADLGHIAEASKVRIDLHSGRIDIPSQMSDIGQAVGVDPLQWVLTGGEDHAIVATFPPDVKLPARWKVIGEVLNPSALPQVTVDGAPWTAKNGWDHFGDIEDAQ, from the coding sequence GTGAAGGGAACCGTGGGCGAGTTGGGGGAGTTCGGGCTCATCAGAGAGCTGACGTCCCGGCTCACCACCACTCCGGCGGTACGGCTGGGCCCCGGCGACGACGCCGCGGTCGTGACCGCCCCCGACCGCAGGGTCGTGGCGAGTACCGACATCCTGCTGGAGGGACGGCACTTCCGGCGTGACTGGTCGACGGCGTACGACGTCGGCCGCAAGGCCGCCGCGCAGAACCTCGCCGACATCGCGGCGATGGGGGCCGTGCCCACGGCGCTGCTCCTCGGCCTCGTCGTCCCGGCCGAACTCCCGGTGACCTGGGCCGGGGAACTCATGGACGGCATCCGCGACGAGTGCCAGGTGGCGGGTGCGGCCGTGGTCGGCGGCGACGTGGTGCGCGGCGACACCATCACCGTCGCGATCACCGCGCTCGGCGATCTGCGCAACCACGAACCCGTCACCAGGGCGGGCGCCCAGCCCGGCGACGTCGTCGCCGTCACCGGCTGGCTCGGCTGGTCCGCCGCCGGGTACGCCGTGCTCTCCCGCGGCTTCCGCTCGCCCCGCGCCTTCGTCGAGGCCCACCGGCGGCCCGAACCGCCGTACCACGCGGGCCCCGCGGCCGCCGGGCTCGGCGCCACCGCGATGACCGACGTCAGCGACGGACTGGTGGCCGACCTCGGGCACATCGCGGAGGCGAGCAAGGTCCGCATCGACCTGCACTCCGGACGCATCGACATCCCGTCCCAGATGTCCGACATCGGGCAGGCCGTCGGCGTGGACCCCCTCCAGTGGGTGCTCACCGGGGGAGAGGACCACGCGATCGTCGCGACGTTCCCGCCCGACGTGAAGCTGCCGGCCCGCTGGAAGGTGATCGGCGAGGTCCTCAACCCGTCGGCGCTGCCCCAGGTGACGGTCGACGGGGCGCCCTGGACGGCCAAGAACGGCTGGGACCACTTCGGCGACATCGAGGACGCCCAGTAG
- a CDS encoding Lrp/AsnC family transcriptional regulator: MVQAYILIQTEVGKASTVAQTIAKIPGVIQAEDVTGPYDVIVRAQADTVDELGRMVVAKVQQVDGITRTLTCPVVHL; this comes from the coding sequence GTGGTACAGGCGTACATCCTTATTCAGACCGAGGTGGGCAAGGCGTCGACAGTCGCCCAGACCATCGCCAAGATCCCGGGAGTGATCCAGGCAGAGGACGTCACCGGACCCTACGATGTGATCGTGCGCGCCCAGGCCGACACGGTCGATGAGCTCGGACGCATGGTGGTCGCCAAGGTCCAGCAGGTGGACGGCATCACCAGAACCCTGACCTGCCCGGTCGTGCACCTGTAA
- a CDS encoding DUF3515 domain-containing protein yields MTSSRRRLSRPVFLGPSAALVLMAAAGCSSGDATASVTVPTPSPEAAAYCRALHKQLPIAVAGQERDDPGSGSDLTAGWGDGEIVLRCGVPRPAKMDDAQSKAIDANGVNWMLEQQDDGRPRFTTTFRKAYVEVTMSTAYAHDASPLAAFAPAVRKTVPNSL; encoded by the coding sequence GTGACGTCTTCCCGCCGCCGGCTTTCCCGTCCCGTGTTCCTCGGTCCGTCCGCTGCCCTGGTGCTCATGGCCGCGGCGGGCTGCTCCTCCGGCGATGCCACGGCATCGGTCACGGTTCCCACCCCGTCGCCGGAAGCCGCAGCCTACTGCCGTGCGTTGCACAAGCAGCTGCCGATCGCCGTCGCCGGTCAGGAGCGCGACGACCCCGGGTCCGGCTCGGACCTGACCGCCGGGTGGGGGGACGGGGAGATCGTACTGCGCTGCGGTGTCCCGCGCCCGGCGAAGATGGACGACGCCCAGTCGAAGGCGATCGACGCGAACGGCGTCAACTGGATGCTGGAACAGCAGGACGACGGCCGGCCCCGGTTCACGACCACCTTCCGCAAGGCGTACGTCGAGGTGACGATGTCGACGGCGTACGCGCATGACGCGAGTCCGCTGGCGGCCTTCGCCCCGGCGGTCAGGAAGACCGTCCCCAACAGCCTGTAG